In Gossypium raimondii isolate GPD5lz chromosome 12, ASM2569854v1, whole genome shotgun sequence, a single window of DNA contains:
- the LOC105764068 gene encoding uncharacterized protein LOC105764068: MGDIALFIDDLPSDPSISHCRICHEEEFESMKSLEAPCACSGSVKFAHRDCIQRWCNEKGNTTCEICLQEYEPGYTVIAPSKKSQLIEAAVTIRDSLQIPRREVEPLEVMNDENEFFQCTSTIERSAACCRSMALTFTVVLLIKHLFAVINGETDDYPFALLMILLLRATGILLPMYIVIRSITAIRNNIRRRRPRQHHDSEEIAMSEDDDDD, translated from the exons ATGGGAGATATTGCTTTGTTTATCGATGATTTACCATCAGATCCTTCAATTTCACACTGTAGAATTTGCCACGAAGAAGAATTTGAAAGCATGAAAAGCTTGGAAGCTCCTTGTGCTTGTTCTGGCTCtgttaaa TTTGCACATAGAGATTGTATACAGAGATGGTGTAACGAGAAAGGGAACACAACTTGTGAAATTTGTCTTCAG GAATATGAACCAGGATATACAGTAATAGCACCTTCAAAGAAGTCTCAACTAATTGAAGCTGCAGTAACCATTAG AGATAGCCTGCAAATTCCCAGAAGAGAGGTTGAACCACTAGAAGTAATGAACGACGAAAATGAATTCTTTCAATGTACTTCAACCATTGAAAGAAGCGCCGCTTGTTGCCGATCAATGGCCCTCACc TTTACCGTGGTTTTGCTCATAAAACATCTCTTTGCTGTCATTAATGGCGAAACAGATGATTACCCGTTTGCACTTCTTATG ATACTGCTTTTGAGAGCCACCGGAATTTTACTCCCAATGTACATAGTAATTCGATCAATTACAGCCATTCGAAACAACATTCGACGACGACGACCACGACAACATCAT GATTCCGAGGAGATTGCCATGTCTGAAGACGATGATGATGATTGA